From the Roseibium salinum genome, one window contains:
- a CDS encoding class I SAM-dependent methyltransferase — protein sequence MLFDINKTNYKYRENFDEFPDIEKHSFQFTKCTCGATESIVVSTVSRHRNFLPVVACTKCGTLRANPYFTEETASHYYRNVYGNTHRRGRPPKELFEEQRRKSIAPFLSDVVEDFDSVLDYGGGAGGRTADFLTAGKPVSLHEVESNYSQYAYDNGILPYDKEKKYDLVVVSHVIEHMIDPVRQINEIISQCCRPDGLLLVATPIIDRQPARQWLQHFHIAHKYYFTHDALIGLMAGLGGKLVKYNGNDSFLFRLGAETDADAIGQLYARSAERIRKAIEAELRPSRRSLLSFFRFWRPHSHSQAAPRTPELSP from the coding sequence ATGCTGTTCGATATCAACAAGACAAATTACAAATACAGGGAAAACTTCGACGAGTTTCCCGATATCGAAAAGCACTCCTTCCAGTTCACGAAATGCACGTGTGGCGCCACTGAATCGATTGTCGTTTCCACTGTGTCGCGCCACAGGAATTTTCTTCCTGTCGTTGCTTGCACTAAGTGCGGCACGTTGCGCGCAAATCCCTATTTTACGGAAGAGACCGCCTCGCATTATTACCGGAATGTGTACGGGAACACACACCGGCGTGGCAGGCCCCCAAAGGAGCTTTTTGAGGAACAGCGCAGAAAGTCAATCGCGCCGTTTCTGTCGGACGTAGTGGAAGATTTCGACAGCGTTCTGGACTATGGCGGCGGGGCAGGCGGTCGGACAGCAGACTTTCTGACCGCGGGAAAACCGGTTTCTCTCCACGAAGTTGAGAGCAACTACAGCCAGTACGCCTACGACAACGGCATTCTTCCCTACGATAAAGAGAAGAAATACGATCTCGTCGTCGTTTCGCACGTGATCGAACACATGATCGATCCGGTCAGGCAGATCAACGAGATCATTTCACAGTGCTGCCGTCCGGATGGCCTGCTGCTGGTTGCAACGCCCATTATCGACCGTCAACCGGCCCGGCAGTGGCTGCAGCACTTCCACATCGCCCACAAATACTACTTCACTCATGACGCCCTGATCGGCCTCATGGCGGGCCTTGGGGGCAAGCTGGTAAAATATAACGGCAATGATTCCTTTCTGTTCAGATTGGGCGCCGAGACGGACGCCGACGCCATAGGACAGCTCTATGCGCGAAGCGCCGAAAGGATCAGGAAGGCCATCGAAGCCGAACTCAGGCCCTCAAGAAGGAGCTTGCTGAGTTTCTTCAGGTTCTGGCGCCCTCATTCCCACAGCCAGGCAGCGCCGCGAACGCCGGAACTGTCGCCGTGA
- a CDS encoding ROK family protein codes for MRLGIDWGGTKIEIIALSNEGKELFRQRLDTPRNDYEGCLLAVKQLVEAAERATGQSGTLGLGIPGSLSPKTGLVKNANSTWMNGKPLDKDLERVLGRQVRIQNDANCLAVSEATDGAGAGAHVVHAIIIGTGCGSGIAIDAKAHLGANGIGGEWGAISVPWLKPEEFPGPDSWIGHKGVIDRWCSGTGFQLDYQERTGTLLKGHEIMALKRSGNAVANEVYTAYVSRLARALAMSANLLDPDVFVLGGGMSNIDELYDDLPPAMLPYIFSDRFDTPIRKAFHGDSSGVRGAAWLWE; via the coding sequence ATGCGGCTCGGAATTGATTGGGGTGGTACGAAGATCGAGATCATTGCTCTTTCCAACGAGGGAAAAGAGCTGTTCAGGCAGCGTCTCGACACGCCCCGGAACGACTACGAAGGCTGTCTGCTTGCGGTCAAGCAGCTGGTGGAGGCTGCCGAACGGGCAACCGGCCAGAGCGGCACGCTCGGTCTCGGCATTCCCGGCTCCCTCTCACCGAAGACCGGTCTCGTCAAGAACGCGAATTCCACCTGGATGAACGGCAAGCCGCTGGACAAGGACCTGGAGAGGGTCCTCGGCCGGCAGGTGCGTATTCAAAACGATGCGAACTGCCTGGCGGTCTCCGAGGCAACCGACGGTGCCGGAGCCGGAGCCCACGTGGTGCATGCCATCATCATCGGCACCGGCTGCGGGTCGGGAATCGCGATCGACGCGAAGGCCCATCTGGGCGCAAACGGGATCGGCGGCGAATGGGGTGCAATCTCGGTCCCTTGGCTCAAGCCGGAAGAGTTTCCGGGTCCCGACAGCTGGATCGGCCACAAGGGCGTGATCGATCGCTGGTGTTCGGGCACCGGCTTTCAGCTCGACTACCAGGAACGGACCGGGACGCTTCTCAAAGGGCACGAGATCATGGCGCTGAAGCGCTCCGGGAATGCGGTCGCCAATGAGGTTTATACAGCTTATGTGAGCCGCCTTGCCCGCGCGCTTGCCATGTCTGCAAACCTCCTGGACCCGGACGTATTCGTGCTTGGCGGCGGCATGTCGAATATCGACGAGCTCTACGACGACCTTCCGCCGGCGATGCTGCCCTACATCTTCTCAGACAGGTTCGACACGCCGATCCGCAAGGCCTTTCACGGCGACAGTTCCGGCGTTCGCGGCGCTGCCTGGCTGTGGGAATGA
- a CDS encoding class II aldolase/adducin family protein: MPEKPLFPDDSAELRREIIETARAFTRLGLTKGTSGNVSARTSSGFLLTPSGTPYEVLSEDRIVALDLEGCYRGDILPSSEWRMHLDFYLAKPACGAVVHCHSPRATALACHRKGIPAFHYMVALAGGDRIECADYASFGTRALSDAMIAALGDRNACLLANHGQIAGGPTLQKALAVAEGIEDLADQYLSALALGEPVILDAAEMADILRKFKSYGKQTNEFEEGQSAAFELPKRVG, from the coding sequence ATGCCCGAAAAACCTCTCTTTCCAGACGACAGTGCGGAGCTGCGCCGCGAAATCATCGAAACCGCGCGCGCGTTTACCCGGCTCGGACTGACAAAGGGAACTTCCGGCAATGTCAGCGCGCGCACCAGTTCCGGGTTCCTGCTGACACCTTCGGGCACGCCCTATGAAGTCCTGAGCGAAGACAGGATCGTCGCGCTGGATCTGGAAGGCTGTTACCGGGGCGATATCCTGCCTTCTTCAGAATGGCGGATGCATCTGGATTTCTATCTGGCGAAACCGGCTTGCGGAGCCGTCGTCCATTGCCACAGCCCGCGGGCGACCGCACTTGCCTGCCATCGCAAGGGCATTCCCGCCTTTCACTATATGGTGGCGCTGGCCGGCGGCGACCGGATCGAGTGCGCGGATTATGCCAGCTTCGGGACCAGGGCCCTTTCGGACGCAATGATCGCGGCACTGGGGGATCGCAACGCCTGCCTCCTCGCCAATCACGGGCAGATTGCGGGCGGACCGACGCTGCAAAAGGCCCTGGCCGTCGCCGAGGGAATTGAAGATCTGGCGGATCAATACCTTTCCGCTCTGGCACTGGGGGAGCCGGTCATTCTGGATGCCGCCGAGATGGCGGATATCCTGAGAAAGTTCAAAAGCTACGGCAAGCAGACGAACGAATTCGAAGAGGGTCAGTCGGCCGCTTTCGAATTGCCGAAACGGGTGGGATGA
- a CDS encoding MarR family winged helix-turn-helix transcriptional regulator — MTTQSKSPQKHLFGDPEDILVDRAERARRQWQKEMPELADKLQPMVLLGRLNEAAHVMSRDYLVPSYADIGLKFGEFDVLATLVRSGPPYKLSPTELYRTTMMSSGGMTARLDKLEKAGLVERCPNPDDRRALTVCLTGKGLDLIKSKMPDYINTQHEAVDGLSEKEQLQLSRLLEKLIRAANEKKTP; from the coding sequence ATGACTACGCAATCGAAGAGCCCGCAGAAGCATCTATTCGGCGATCCTGAGGATATCCTGGTCGACCGCGCCGAACGGGCCCGCCGGCAATGGCAGAAGGAAATGCCCGAACTTGCCGACAAACTGCAGCCTATGGTGCTGCTCGGACGGCTGAACGAAGCCGCACATGTCATGAGCCGGGACTATCTGGTGCCTTCCTATGCGGATATCGGCCTGAAATTCGGCGAGTTCGACGTGCTTGCCACCCTTGTGCGCTCGGGTCCGCCTTATAAGCTGTCCCCGACCGAGCTTTACCGCACCACCATGATGAGTTCGGGCGGCATGACGGCCCGGCTGGACAAGCTTGAGAAGGCCGGCCTGGTCGAGCGATGCCCCAACCCCGATGATCGCAGGGCGCTCACCGTCTGCCTGACCGGAAAAGGTCTTGATCTGATCAAGAGCAAGATGCCGGACTATATCAACACCCAGCATGAAGCTGTCGACGGCCTGTCGGAAAAGGAACAGTTGCAGCTCTCCAGGCTTCTGGAAAAACTTATACGCGCCGCGAACGAGAAAAAGACGCCGTGA
- a CDS encoding DMT family transporter has product MSDMSRPNLQPAKPAAVHAPTPMNKKGAEMFEQPLVLLLVVGGFLAVSTVIAKAAPAIGWHPLALLQWSVLGGAIGLFALTRLWGRKGEQVAKPAAAGDRKRFAIYLIFSGLLFIAPNMIAVVAASKVGAGFVSLSYAFPLVLTYAIAVILRLERFQLLRGTGVLFGLVGGVLLAVSGSKLSVEASWWSIFALSIPVFLATGNIYRTLKWPKGATPVDLALGMMATGFLALAIFTAAIGIPVVPSGWSPEAVGLLAAQMAIFALQYGLYFRLQQTAGPVYLSQIGSVAAVIGLGLGFLVFGEIPNAAKLAAVASVGAGIVLVTLGRVKA; this is encoded by the coding sequence ATGTCGGACATGAGCAGACCCAACCTGCAACCGGCGAAGCCGGCCGCCGTGCACGCGCCCACGCCTATGAACAAAAAAGGCGCAGAGATGTTCGAGCAGCCGCTCGTCCTGTTGCTCGTCGTCGGCGGGTTCCTGGCGGTTTCCACCGTGATTGCCAAGGCGGCTCCGGCCATTGGCTGGCATCCCCTGGCGCTGTTGCAATGGTCCGTTCTCGGCGGAGCGATCGGCCTTTTCGCCCTGACGCGGCTCTGGGGGCGCAAGGGTGAGCAGGTCGCGAAGCCTGCGGCGGCCGGCGATCGGAAGCGCTTCGCGATCTATCTGATTTTCAGCGGGTTACTGTTCATAGCCCCCAACATGATTGCCGTCGTTGCCGCGTCAAAGGTCGGCGCAGGCTTCGTTTCCCTGAGCTACGCCTTCCCGCTGGTGCTGACATACGCAATCGCGGTCATCCTGCGGCTGGAACGGTTTCAACTCTTGAGGGGCACCGGTGTCCTGTTCGGCCTGGTGGGCGGCGTTCTTCTGGCAGTCTCGGGCTCTAAGCTTTCGGTTGAAGCATCCTGGTGGAGCATTTTTGCGCTGTCCATTCCTGTGTTTCTGGCAACGGGAAATATCTATCGGACCCTCAAATGGCCCAAAGGCGCCACGCCGGTCGACCTGGCCCTGGGGATGATGGCAACCGGGTTTCTGGCGCTGGCCATATTCACCGCGGCCATTGGCATTCCCGTTGTTCCCTCAGGCTGGAGCCCGGAGGCGGTCGGACTGCTGGCCGCCCAAATGGCCATCTTCGCCCTTCAATACGGTCTCTATTTCCGTCTTCAGCAAACGGCCGGACCGGTGTATCTCAGCCAGATCGGCTCCGTCGCTGCGGTTATCGGTCTTGGGCTGGGCTTTCTGGTCTTTGGCGAGATTCCCAATGCCGCAAAGCTTGCCGCCGTTGCCAGCGTCGGTGCGGGCATCGTTCTGGTCACATTGGGGCGTGTGAAGGCGTGA
- a CDS encoding FKBP-type peptidyl-prolyl cis-trans isomerase translates to MIKWISGILVSAVLIMPAVAQDELQIRDIEKGIGEEANVGETVVVHYTGWLMDGTKFDSSLDRGEPFSFTLGERKVIPGWEKGVEGMQVGGKRELIIPPDMAYGSRGAGGIIPPDATLKFEIELLEVKAKKFSALDGGRLEAEPTEGTATTATRFAGEWRVTAL, encoded by the coding sequence ATGATTAAGTGGATTTCGGGCATCCTGGTTTCGGCGGTGCTCATCATGCCCGCGGTCGCTCAGGATGAGTTGCAGATACGGGACATTGAAAAGGGCATTGGCGAGGAGGCCAATGTCGGCGAAACGGTGGTGGTGCACTATACCGGCTGGCTGATGGACGGCACCAAGTTCGATTCCAGTCTCGACCGCGGAGAACCCTTTTCCTTCACCCTGGGCGAGCGCAAAGTCATCCCCGGCTGGGAAAAGGGGGTTGAAGGCATGCAGGTCGGCGGCAAGCGCGAACTGATCATCCCGCCGGACATGGCCTACGGTTCCCGGGGCGCCGGAGGGATCATTCCGCCCGACGCAACGCTGAAATTCGAGATCGAGCTTCTCGAGGTCAAAGCCAAGAAGTTCTCCGCTCTCGATGGCGGGAGGCTCGAGGCTGAACCGACTGAGGGCACAGCCACCACCGCTACCCGGTTCGCCGGGGAATGGCGGGTCACGGCATTATGA